CGTACCTGATATCATCCACCCTTGATCCCAGGGAGGTGCTGTATTTAGTTGTCAGGAAGCTAAGTGAAATTATTGACGTCTCGAGGTGTTCAATAATCAGTGTAGGGTATGGTGAAAAACGGTATGCAACGGTGATATCTTCTTTTGAAGACCCCGGTATATCCAACATCAGACTGGACCTGAAAAAATACCCCGAGATAAAAAAGGCCCTTCAGTCAAAGAAACCTCTTGTTATAAAGGATGCCCAGAATGATCCTATCATGAGTTCCGTAAGAAAACTGATTAAACCTCTCGGGATCCAGTCGATAGCAGTCCTTCCGATCATACACAGGGATGAGGTTATCGGGACACTCTTTTTAAGGACATCAAGAACACACAAAGGCTTTACAGACAGGGAAATAAAGCTATGTACCGCAATCGCCAACGTATCTGCAAATGCCCTCTACAATGCCTTTTTTTTTGAGAGGCTTGAGAATGAAAAGTCCCGTCTTGAAAAACTCGCAATTACCGACTATCTGACAGGTGTCTATAACATCAGGTATTTCTACAACCGCCTTGAAGAGGAATTCAGCAGGGCTGAACGGTACGATATACCCATATCGTGTATTATGCTTGACATAGACCATTTCAAAAGGATAAACGACACATACGGACACAGGGTCGGCGATCTCGTCCTGCGCCAGTTTGCCCAGCTTATAAAAAGACACTCACGTAAGAGCGATGTCTTTGCACGTTACGGGGGAGAGGAGTTCATCATGCTCCTGCCACAGACAGGCATAGAGGGGGCGGAGGTGGAGGCAGAGCGGTTGAAAGAATTCACGAGGGTACACAGATTCAAGGGCATTGAAAAGGAGAAAATCACCT
This bacterium BMS3Abin08 DNA region includes the following protein-coding sequences:
- the pleD_3 gene encoding response regulator PleD, with the protein product MKKKGIKVLVYHKGGQERDFLESFFRKRTDYEPAYISSSEELNDALSRSSHDVLILESPDGTAALDGDRIDIPAIALVSEDIPGGLKGVVKYNIDCYLISPFHQEDLEHKLRSAAENKSWFRRLINEKRDLEAIIELTYLISSTLDPREVLYLVVRKLSEIIDVSRCSIISVGYGEKRYATVISSFEDPGISNIRLDLKKYPEIKKALQSKKPLVIKDAQNDPIMSSVRKLIKPLGIQSIAVLPIIHRDEVIGTLFLRTSRTHKGFTDREIKLCTAIANVSANALYNAFFFERLENEKSRLEKLAITDYLTGVYNIRYFYNRLEEEFSRAERYDIPISCIMLDIDHFKRINDTYGHRVGDLVLRQFAQLIKRHSRKSDVFARYGGEEFIMLLPQTGIEGAEVEAERLKEFTRVHRFKGIEKEKITSSMGIACWPVHNIQTSDDLITFADQAIFRAKKSGRDRIVISKKLRKKADG